The Chelonia mydas isolate rCheMyd1 chromosome 1, rCheMyd1.pri.v2, whole genome shotgun sequence nucleotide sequence tcaaaaagttttaccttcccattggctcttttggtcaagtGCCCACTTTCTTTCATtactgggggactttttaaccctatacaggtaaagcaagtaaagaacagctgcaAAGAGGATTTTTACAGCTAACTGACTCTATAATGGATAACCAGTATTGAcattccaagctgaaaagtcccagtcttattaatctcccctcatacagAAAACAttccataccactaatcatttttgttgtccttttctgaacctcttccaattccaatagacctttcttgagatggggtgaccaaatctgcatgcagtattcaaggtgggggcataccatggatttatatagaggcaatatgatattttctgtcttattacctatccctctCTAAAAATATAATGAGGAAacgaaaaaataatttgaagactcaaaagactcaaaaaaaaaaatttatttaagtacatcagaagcaggaagcctgctaaacaaccattGGACCAGTGGGACCATTGGACAATGAAGATGAAAAATGGGCACTTAGGGACAATAagaccattgtggagaaactaaatgaatactttgcattagtcttcacggctgaggatgtgagggagattcccaaacttgagccattctttttaggtgacaaatctgaggcatTGTCCCAGATTTAGGTGTCATtggaggaagttttggaacaaatttataaattaaaaaagtaagaagtcaccaggaccagatgggattcacccaagactgctgaaggaactcaaatgtgaaactgaagAACTGCTAACTGTAGCCTGTAAccgatcatttaaatcagcttctgtaccacatGGCTGGAGGaaaatgtgatgccaatttttaaaaatggctctagAGATGACGCGGGCAATTACAGGACGGTAAGCCTGACTTCCCAGGCAAAccggttgaaactatagtaaagaacaacatTGTCAGACATGTAGATAGACAGTATTTGTTTGGGAAGAGTCAATGTGTGCAAAGGAAAAtgacgcctcaccaatctactagaatcctttgagggggtcaacgagCATGTGGGTGtcaggatatagatattcaggtctgtctgtaaaggcctagactctaagaatgtaggtgtattcttatcacttggctagttctagaggtataaaagaaagaatcaaaatcactgtctgccggtgtaagggccttctcttactgtgacagtttgaggccctgtgcttaggctaaggtctttggctaagcagcagaggcagccataagctgggaagcgaccggtcacctcctcacattccaaactagtcacactgaaagaaggtgctatggggctgttaggatacaatcctgtcctgatagtgcctatctcctccagagaaagggaagtgcctagaagatgtaaaaggaaacttagtttgatagcatcctgtctggcaagaactcacttatcaatagctgggatgtgaaatcctcacttctgtattgttttgtcattatagttcccactttgctattgtttgtctgtataatctctgtctggttctgtgattgtttctgtctgctgtagaattaattttgctgggtgtaaactaatgaaggcggtgggatataattggttaaataacatattgtaacatgattaggattggttagttaaatttcagtaaaatgattgattaaggtatagctaagcagaattcaagttttactatatagtctgcagtcgatcaggaagtaaggggggaaatgggaacagggaatggtgttggggaaattggaatcatgttttgctaaggggggaggaatgggaacagggccacaggtaaggctctgtggtgtcatagctgggaatggggacactaaggaaggaacctggaatcatgcttgctggaagttcaccccaataaacatcgaattgtttgcacctttggacttcaggtattgttgctctctgttcaagcgagaaggaccagggaagtaagtgggtgaaggaataagccccctaacacccgTTGCCAACGCTGTCCGCATATCTAGCATCAGAGAGTATCAATAGAGCATTTATTAGATGGAGTGAGaactggctaattgataggtctcagAATGGAGATGTCCATGGGGAATATTCATCCAATGGGGGGATTTTCTATGGTTCACATGGGTTCTaaggcacctaacttccactgatttggGCTTCTAGGAGCCTGGATGATGAGCTAGAGATAGGTGCCTATTTCCACATGGGACTGTCTGCTatgagccctctcctggagcGAGGTGCCTAGGACAGGTCAGCAAATTTTCTTCGGGACCCAAGAGAGTCGTGGGGGAACAAGATCCAAAATCTCTGCTCTACCTGATTCGGAGCAGGGACTGAAACACAGGTCTCCCACGTCACACATGTGTGCACTGAACAGCAGGCAAATGGCTTTCTGGGTGCAGCTCTCAGTCTCCGTGGCTGGAGCTGTTCCATTTTGCACAAATAAACTTTCAGAGGACCAGGGATTTGAAAGTGGGTTTCCCAAATTCCAGGTGAAGGTGCTAAACctctgggctatgggatattctgagggtgcaaacacacagatgcacatgcaaacacacacggAACTACAtgagtgcatgcacacacacacagatgcacatgcacacagacatggaccacattcacacacacacagatgcatacatacacccacacacaaacaGATGCAAGTGCACATACACATGGGTACACAGATCTCGACAGACAAACACATGGACCCACGTGCCCACATACACaaagactcacacacacacacggatgcACATAAGgatgcacatgcacacaaaaaataTTCCTGACCTTCACGGCCCCATTCAGGAGGCGTGGTCTGAGAACCCCTAACCGATCAGGTCTGCTGGGGAGATAGGTGGGTCAGGGAGCAGAGCCTTGAAGGAATAGGGTGGTAGGGCGTAACTTGTACATAGACCGATTCCCCAGTTTGTCACACTGACACAGCATAGCAATTCCAGGAAAAGATATAATATCACTCTGACTCCCATGTAAGTGATTCAGGGAAGGGGGCCCATCACCATATCACCAGCCAGCTCTGTATGGAGCTCGGtctgagagccagagcaccaGTAGAAAAATTTAGGTTCCTTAATGAGTACAGAGCCGGAGCAGCCTGTcccggatctgtttggtcctcaccccgtagatgatggggtttagcatggggggcaTCAAGAGGTACACATTGACAATGAGAACATGGAAATGCAGGGGCACATTCTGGGCAAATCTGTACATGAGGGAAAAGAAGAGATTTGGGATGTAAAAGACTAAGATGGCGCAGAGGTGGGAGATACAGGTCTCAAAAGTCTTGAGCCGGtcatcctttgtggggaggctgaagatgactctgaggatctgggcataGGACAGGGAAATAAAACTCACATCCAGACCAATCAAACAGAATACCACAAAGAGACCATAATAACTACTGGCACGGGTGTCGgcgcaggccagcttcaccacagcCATGTGGGCGCAGTACGGctgggggatgatgttggttTTGCAATATGGCCACTGCCTCACTAGGAAGGGAAAGGGCAATGCAAGCATGCCACCCCGCAGCATCATGGCCAGGCCGATCTTGGCCACCACAGagtttgtcaggatggtggaatgtctcaggggatggcagatggccacatagcgatcaaaagccatggccacgaAGATCCCAGACTCCATCACTGAGAAGCAGTGAAGGAAGTACAGCTGGgcgaggcaggcactgaaattgatctccctggaattgaaccagtaTATTGCCAGCATTTTGGGCATGATGGTCATAGATATGACCAGGTCAGTGACAGCCAGCATGAAAAgaaaatagtacatgggcccatggagacTCGACTCTGTCTTcacaatgaacaggatggtgaagttccccaagatggctatgatgtacatggtgcagaagggaatggagatccagacatgggctgcctccaggccaggaacacccagcaggatgaaggtggaggggttggtgaagtcagTTGTGTTGGAAcctgacatggagtaggggagaaggtgttCTACTCTGAGGCAGAACGGTGTCTCCTGCATGTAAATATGTTCCCCTGGCTTCCTGTATGTGCTCAGGCTCTATGGTGATGGTAGTAGTACAAATTCCTGGATGGAGAGACAACGTTAATATGAGACACAACATACGCTATTGGAGGCTGCTCTCATGGGTGAGGCAGATTGGTCGCTCTTCACAacctgaaaaataatattttcatcatTCAGACAAATGAATTATGAACAACTGACTCTACTAATGCCAATTCCATATTTTATGGGGCTTCTTGCATCAATAATTCCTACATTTCATGGTCTGAGAAATCTTAATAGGCACCAGCAGTAAACATGAGTGTGGATACTGGTTATCCATCATCGTTCCTTAATGCAATGAAAGCCAGGCTAACAAGTCCATGCTGTAGGGAGTTCTGCATTCACCTGATTGCTCAAAATCtgacagtggggaaaaaacaaaccattgCCAAGACATGTGTCAAGTGAAAATATTCCAACTAGAACATACCTCAGGGAAAAGACCTGGGAGTCATTGATAGCAGCTCCATGGAAACACCTGCTTGTGCACAGCAGTGGCCAAAACAAAGACAATGTTTGGATGCCTCAGGAATGGGATGAAGAATAACCTGCTCTGGATATGAACTCAGTTTTGGTTACCCAGTCTCTCTAAAAGGGTTGCCATTTGCAGACAGATTGAAAAGTCTGtgactgtttagtttagagaagagacaaagaagggggcatatgatagaggagaGCCTTATTGCTTCAAATGGGTTAATTCCCCAAAGCAAAactgattgggaggaaaaaattagacagaaaaagggaaatgaaaattgggagttctttCAGAAGAGTTCATTAGATATTCAAAAAGTCACGATTCCATAGTCAAGAAAATACAGAACTTTGGACAACCCCCGATTCAGTGGCAAAGCGAAGGCAGCAATGTTAATCTTTCAGAAAAAGGAGATgtgttcaaaaaaaaaatgttctgcatttggaaagaagcagtatAATTTCATCCTTTAATGGGAGAACATATCTGGTTGATCAAAGGAATGATGTGGATGCAATAGACTTTGATTTCTCTGAGGCATTTGATTTAGTAGGGGAAAACATCCTGATAAAAAAATGAACACTGTAGAATATCAATCGAGCACATGTAAAATGGACTTAAAACTGCCTAACTGACAGATCCCAGAAAGCAGTTGTCAATGGGCCATTGTCAGCAAATTTTGATGTTTTAGTGGGGTTCTTCAGGGATCAGTCCTATGCCTGatcctattcaatattttcatcaatgatctggaagcaaATAGAAAACCACTGCAGATAAAATTTGTGTATGACCCAAAGATTGGCAGAATGGTTACAATAaggaggccagggcaggcatacTGATTGATCTGGTGTGTTTTGTTGAGCTGGGCCCatgcaaagaaaatgttttaatacagtcaTATGCAAAGTGATCCTCTCTGAACAGGGAATGCAGGCCTGACCCACAGACTAGGGCACTGTATTAAGGAATATGGGGACCCTGAGAAGGATTTAGGGGTCCCTGTGGGCAACCAACTCAtcgtgagctcccagtgcgatgatGTAGCCAAAAGGGCTGATGCGATCCtcggatgcataaacaagggagtcgtgagttggagcaggggaaggattttATCTCTGCACATGGAGAAATTCACTCGTCGAACCACAGGGTCCATATTTCAaaagggatgttgaaaaattgaagagggtgcagaaaagagccacaaaattactggaggaaggagaaaatgctGGACAGAGAAAGACTTAAAGAACTTCATTTATTCATCTTAAATAGTAATAACGGGCTCTgtaatctatcagagaaaggcagagcaagaaccaatggctggaagctggggtgattaaccgttggaacaaacTGCGataggaagtggtggattctccaactccCCATGTCTGCAGATCCAGACTGGATCcttttctagaagatctgcttGAGGGATTCTCTACACTTAGAAAGCTACAGTGGCATTTCCGTAGTGATTCAGTGTAGATACTAACACCAACGGctgggg carries:
- the LOC102935505 gene encoding olfactory receptor 52R1 translates to MSGSNTTDFTNPSTFILLGVPGLEAAHVWISIPFCTMYIIAILGNFTILFIVKTESSLHGPMYYFLFMLAVTDLVISMTIMPKMLAIYWFNSREINFSACLAQLYFLHCFSVMESGIFVAMAFDRYVAICHPLRHSTILTNSVVAKIGLAMMLRGGMLALPFPFLVRQWPYCKTNIIPQPYCAHMAVVKLACADTRASSYYGLFVVFCLIGLDVSFISLSYAQILRVIFSLPTKDDRLKTFETCISHLCAILVFYIPNLFFSLMYRFAQNVPLHFHVLIVNVYLLMPPMLNPIIYGVRTKQIRDRLLRLCTH